A region from the Streptomyces lydicus genome encodes:
- a CDS encoding FAD/NAD(P)-binding protein → MTSRPVIAVIGGGAAGTAFLAACARELSADSREFAADIHVFDPTDRFGPGVAYARDTHAALLNRPLSAMSVDYNDPGQFRRWLNRSAEQLRSTAIPLDWKAASAFAPRAAFGHYLEGVFAGACDDLEHLGARVTTVRSSVTGIAEVTEATEAAGVSGVAGATGTGRAAEGPAAYAITTADGMTFTADSVILAVGTLPPVDVFGLADAPGFIAQPYPLAPSLACVDPADRVLVLGTGLTAVDSALVLTEQGVGVTLASRSGFVPDVRSSPVSRWDDPEHSFGGLELASRGAVTLRDIYTLIDSSLRDHGTSLRDAVRPYAERWPAAELLRSRLADPGPAGLLQRCVTALTPAYSALWRALPPGEQRAFLRRHHRAFACLRNPMPPVNARKLVALAEAGDAGFRRGVTAVRSEPGGGFTASYADGSTERYDRVVNAVGRTNDLTAAPEGSLLRDLARRSLVAAHPAGGIQVEPESNRALRPDGTPRPGFHVVGDLASGVHFHSSSMEYVARQAARVARYSVDEHDREPDRYALQAV, encoded by the coding sequence GTGACATCTCGCCCCGTCATCGCCGTCATAGGCGGTGGTGCCGCCGGAACCGCCTTCCTTGCCGCCTGCGCCCGCGAACTCTCCGCCGACAGCCGGGAGTTCGCCGCGGACATCCATGTCTTCGACCCGACGGACCGGTTCGGTCCGGGCGTCGCCTACGCGCGCGACACCCACGCCGCCCTGTTAAACCGTCCGCTGTCCGCCATGTCCGTGGACTACAACGATCCCGGCCAGTTCCGCCGATGGCTCAATCGCTCCGCGGAGCAGCTGCGTTCCACCGCCATCCCCCTGGACTGGAAGGCCGCCTCGGCCTTCGCCCCCCGCGCCGCCTTCGGCCACTACCTGGAGGGGGTTTTCGCCGGGGCCTGCGACGATCTCGAACACCTCGGCGCCCGGGTGACGACCGTGCGCAGCTCGGTCACGGGGATCGCCGAGGTCACGGAGGCCACCGAGGCCGCCGGGGTTTCCGGGGTTGCCGGAGCCACCGGGACCGGCAGGGCCGCCGAAGGCCCGGCCGCCTACGCCATCACCACCGCGGACGGCATGACCTTCACCGCCGACAGCGTGATCCTGGCGGTCGGCACGTTGCCTCCCGTCGACGTCTTCGGCCTGGCCGACGCACCAGGTTTCATCGCCCAGCCCTACCCCCTGGCACCGTCGCTGGCCTGCGTGGATCCCGCGGACCGGGTGCTGGTCCTGGGCACGGGGCTGACGGCCGTCGACAGCGCGCTCGTGCTCACCGAACAGGGCGTTGGGGTCACCCTGGCCTCCCGCTCCGGCTTCGTACCGGATGTGAGATCCAGTCCGGTCTCGCGCTGGGACGATCCGGAACACTCCTTCGGCGGCCTGGAACTCGCCTCCCGGGGTGCCGTCACGCTCCGGGACATCTACACCCTCATCGATTCCTCGCTCCGCGACCACGGCACCAGCCTGCGGGACGCGGTGCGCCCGTACGCGGAGCGGTGGCCCGCGGCGGAGCTGCTGCGGTCGCGGCTGGCGGACCCCGGCCCCGCGGGCCTGCTCCAGCGCTGCGTCACCGCACTCACCCCGGCGTACTCCGCGCTCTGGCGTGCGCTGCCACCGGGCGAACAGCGCGCCTTCCTGCGAAGACACCACCGCGCCTTCGCCTGCCTGCGAAACCCCATGCCACCGGTGAACGCGCGCAAGCTGGTCGCCCTCGCCGAGGCGGGGGACGCCGGCTTCCGGCGCGGTGTCACCGCGGTCCGCAGCGAACCGGGCGGCGGCTTCACGGCCTCGTACGCCGACGGCTCCACCGAGCGGTACGACCGGGTCGTCAACGCCGTCGGCCGGACCAACGACCTCACCGCCGCCCCCGAAGGCTCCCTTCTGCGGGACCTCGCGCGCCGGTCCCTGGTGGCCGCGCACCCGGCAGGGGGCATCCAGGTGGAACCGGAGAGCAACCGTGCCCTGCGTCCGGACGGCACCCCCCGGCCGGGCTTCCATGTGGTCGGCGACCTGGCCTCGGGCGTCCACTTCCATTCCAGCTCCATGGAGTACGTCGCCCGGCAGGCGGCGCGGGTCGCCCGGTACAGCGTCGACGAGCACGACCGGGAGCCCGACCGGTACGCCCTGCAGGCGGTCTGA